The Engystomops pustulosus chromosome 7, aEngPut4.maternal, whole genome shotgun sequence DNA window atggctcagttacacCAATTCCGTCAGGACTGGGAAAAAATTCCTACCAAGGGTTGAGAAACTTGTATATGGATATCTAAAATGTTCGATCCAAGTCATACAGTCTAAGGCCACTCCACCCCTCTACATAGcgaacagtagtggattataatacaggctgtTTGGGTGGTAGCCTAGGGCCCAAGCTttctaaggggcccatggccacccgaaCCACTGACAAAATTTTATACCGAAATCTTTGCACATTTGTTCTTGctctctatacacatgtacataagccattttaggacctttgaaggtcctccaaaggtcctgaaactaaaTATTAAGAGCAGGCAGAAGGACAGATCAAAACCAATATAAATTGTCCCCATATAGTATTTAATGCAACATTATGCACCCAAAGGGAGAGCTGTAAATTTTAAGTAAAAATTTCCATTTTATTACAGTTCAAATACACCAAAGTTCATAAATATACATCACATTttttgggaccggagtctaagtgatacctggttttcaccagagcccacttgttgcggcgtggtaccaccaggcgcAACTTTGTTCGCTTTGGGGGCCAAGGCGGAGTACAGAATTGTAAGGAAAACTTGTGGTCCGGGActggcaggaggtcgagacaggcagcacaggatcaaagtcggggacatagcggtaggtcaggacaggcagcacaagatcagagtcaataacaacAGGAATTCAGAATACAAGCAAAGGACatagacaagctttctctagggctgtgaggcacaaagatccagcaggggacacaggaaggggctggaatttaaacaGAAGGGGGGGAGGGCGGCCAGCACCAATTGTCAGCACGCGCCGTACAGCCAGAGTCAGCGCTGGATCAAGGTGAAGTGAGTGAGCCATCGGGGGTCCAGGGCAgcgagaggggcacgggtgtgcctgcgaacaGGGacttgggtcgcaggagcacccgtgacaataagcCTCCCCTGTTGAGACCAAGACCAAAAATACCTTAATCGTATAAGTAAATGCTATATGTAACAAAGTAATGCTGACGAGGGTGTGATAGTTATTTAACAATGTATATTGAAGACCGGAGGTACCTTCTGGCTACAATGTACCATTCTATCAACAAAATACTAACTTGAAAGCATGGTCAATGGTGTTCTATGGACGGTCTAGGGGGGCCAATTGTAAACCCCAACACGCGTTTCGCACCGATGCTTCATCAGGACAAGTcccccattccccaagaagctcgattctagtaccatatgtaggaagtgatttccaggcgtgtaggggctataatatgcatacagcccagagcccatggtagCCCCTGATAGCAACACATGGTTTCGGGAGTCTATAGGGAGCGATATATCCGGCCGCACATATAGTCCTCTCTGTGAAAACAGCCGTATTGAGTAGTCAATGTGGCCACCATACCGTACCCTACACCACATTGATGTCTATGGGAACTAAAAAGCAATGTGTTGCATACGGTTGTGCtccatatgctgccatatatgCTGCAAAGGCTCAGCATTTTCGTCTTTTACCCCACACTGCTAGTCCTGCCTGGTGCCGGCCAGTGACCACAGAGAGTCGGGCTTAGAGGGAGCGGGGTGTGAGCTCTCTCTTTGCTTCTCGGACAGGAGCAGGCAGGACTAGCAGTGTATAACTCAAAAGAGGTGATGCCAAGAGGCACTCAGGTGATGTCAGCCTGAGCCTCctccagctaatttacatattttttaaaaaaaatgtgttccatTCCTGCTCTTACTAATAGTTCCAGGAATGGTATCACCGGCGAGCCTGTAAGTGCTAGTCATGTGTCGTTCGCAATTGAGccagctcacttaaccccgcccctaaccggctcaccacacctcctttaacccaatacaatcgggttaaaattGGAGTGGGTAGGGTGATTGACTGGCccgcggctccctattatatatttaatagagagccgttcaggagccatagaagtgtatgggggacgtatatcggccgtatatacgtcccccatacgttcgtgtgaatatagccttaggctggattcacactaccgttgcccgccgtaccgtagcactgcGGGCAAacagctgctcacccccgcccctctccataggaacatatggcgcacggcgccatatggcTTGAAAAGATAGCACGTcttattttttcacggggtacggagtggtacggtgccgcgcgcccattgccatctatgcgggacgtatattggccgcatatatgtcggccgtatatacgtcccccatgcagtATGAATGAGGCCTAAGGTTGCATTAACACAaccatgagggaggggggggggttatgggcTTGCGGCCAtacaaatgtcccccataggctggcaatgggctcACGGAGCGATATGGTGCAGTACATGTGcgtcaccgtaccgctccatacatggggaaaagataccGGTAAGTTCCGTCTTTCCCTGTTATGGCGCCGTGCCTAATGCATcgcaatggagaggagggggTCACCACTCCATCACAGCCAACATATGCCCataagtttgtgtgaatgtagccttacacatcACATTATACCTCACAGTGTATTATACATcatattatacatcacattataCCACATAGTACATCACGAATCATAGACTATGGTAATGACATTATACCACATATAATACATAtcacacatcacatcacattacATTACTTTACACCACACCACACACTCCGCACAGCACACCCGACAATTATGCGCTGCCGCCTGCGCTGTCCAGGCTTATAGAACTGTTCTGACGTCAGTGTGACGTCACCTCACCCGCCCTCAGCTCTTATTCGTCGCCTGAACTGCGCAACCTGCTTATCACCGTAACCCCTCCCCTTTGACCAATCAGAAAATGGTTGCTGTGCTGCCTTGGCAGCAGTCATCCAATCAGGGGCGACGCACCTGACAAGGGCCGTCAATCAGCTGGGTACCCTTCACGCACTTTCTATGCCTGGTGTGGGCAGCGGCTCCTCGGATGCGCCCGGTGTTAGGAGCTCGGGGCGGGGGGAGGTGGGGAGCCAGCCGTGAGCCCGGCGGCTTAGGGGGTGAAGCGGGAATGTGACGGGAAGTCGTTCCTTCTAGAAGTTGTCGCCTCATGATTAAGGTGACACAGGGCGGAGTGGGAGGGCAACTGCGGAGCCGCAGCCAGAGACGGGAAAACCGAGGAGGAAGTGTCCCCAGCCGCCGTGTGTGAGGTAGGTGTCTCGGTGCCTGGTCATACAGCGCGATACTGCTGCGATACCTGGAAGTTGTTCTCGTTATAACTGGTGAGGGGAACACTTGTATTACTAGTCATCAGTCACTGACCCCTTCCTGCACATGGGGGTCTGATACGGTCATGTGGCACATATGGGGCTATTAGTCTGTACTAATGTGGGTGTCACAGCATGAAAATCTCTTCAAGGCATGGCACTACCCCTGGGGGTTCATTATTATATGGGGGGTGTACTACCACATGTCCACAATACAGGTGACCCCGGTCATGTGACGAGCTCACCCTCACAGCCTCCAATCTACATTCAGGTCACCACATGGTTCTATAAGGCCACAGAGGTTCTAGGCGTGTGTAACCGGACTTATGACCCAAACCcactttaaggcccctttcacacttgtgtttttcacgtgcgttttctgcgcgtccgttttttaacgatctgaaaacgcactaaccaaaaacggtctaaaaacgccaagtgtgtcttcacccttacactttttttttcatgctCACACgcacatttaaatctcgacatgctctactttttgcaagtcacgcgcatgaaaaacgcgccATACAAGTCTGTGGTGacacatcaaaaacacattgcaatctGAGACGcctgcaagtccaatgcaagtgcaatgttttTCGTGCATCAATTgctatagaaaagatagagctcagtcctgagtccattttcaCGCGATttatctgtgcgtgaaaaaccGAGACACTGGAAGAACTCTGACTGAAAagtgattgaactctgatgaaaaatgtcagtttttcactgaccaaaccctgatcgcaccctgatcagactctgacgtgatctgcaacgcaagtgtggaaggggcctaaggtccTATTTACAGACAGACCTGTCACCAAAAAAATGAGGCTATAGGCCCACACGTTATCCCACAGATGGTGTCTGATATTCTGGGAAATTTGGCATTATACAGAAAATGAACTTGGAACGCTGTATACAAATGACCTCAGGAGTCAAGGGAATGGAGAACGGGGTCAACGGGGCTGACTAATGCCCACAGGGCTAATATATCTCAGTAGTTGTCTTGTGATGATGTGTCTGGCCTATGAAAGAGGATGTAACATCCCAGTGTGACTCTTCATCCCTTCGATGGCTCCTTAGATCATGTGtatacattagagatgagcgagcactaaaatgctcgggtgctcgttactcgagccgaacatttcccgatgctcgagtgctcgtttcgagtaacgagccccattgaaatcaatgggagacccgagcatttttcagtaaaattacaaactgaacgagcacagtgcagaatagattgcagatgttcgggaacatctgcgatctgctccggagacacgcgtgcagaacggtgttctccgcaatagtatttgaagaacaatatgtgtgaagaacaacttgcagatgtttggaaacatctgcaagttgttcttcacacatattgttcttcaaatactattgcggagaacaccgttctgcacgcgtgtctccggaacagatcgcagatgttcccgaacatctgcaatctattctgcactgtgttctttcactgtttccttcaattaaatgaaaaattaaatgttttaattgtatttttttactgttcttcacttctttttttttttaattaaatgctcgttatcgagcagggcaaatactcgctcatcactagtataCATCGCTCACAGATAGTGTAATACTGAATGTCCCTGAATCATTGCAAAATGCCCTGCATTGTTGGTTGTGGGTGTAAATCCTCATGACTggggcatgttatagatcaggaggagctgagtagttcAGGGGGGCAGTTCTGTTACACCAAGGCCCATGTGATGTACTGTGTGGAGAAAGATTGTAGTGTAGCTTGGCCTTCAATGTAAATTCATGTTTAATTCCCTGCTGCTACAGACTTGGTGTTTCTTACAAGGTTTTTTATTACATCCCTGCCACAGCCAATCGCTGGTCTTGTGTCATACATGATTGAGAGTAGAATTTAGGTGTAGGCCACACGGGGTATATGGCCACACGGGGTATATGGCCACATCACTGCAGCCAGGTAAGAGAGACCTTTGGATCTTTGGCCACTCAGAaaaaccttaaccccttatcatgggctgagccctctctgtacCACTTGGGGCATATTGCAACCCCTGAACGCTGCTGGCCGTATTGACACCACCATATTGGCTTTGTCTTTCCCTGTGACGTTATAACTTAAGACTGCAGGACATGTTGTTGCTGCAGACCTGCAACAGATCTATAGCAAGTTTTCCATATACTATAGTACAgtagaattgcagtatatggtagaagcaaTCATACTCGCTAGGTTTaacgtaccctagggggtctgataaaattctaaaaaaataaatatttgttcaaatcgccccctttccatagaactgattaaaataaacaaataaaatcctaaTCGTGCTAGCTTATTCCTGGCATTGAACCCTCttgcagaaaatagcgcccaaatatacaaaatgctacttttttgctatttgataacaagtaaaaaaaatgtttttgctacAGAtggttttaaatttaaatttggtatccctgtgatcccaCTACACGActttgaatattaaatactgtcactaataagtacaatttgttctgcaggaaacaagcccttacacaactcagaaaaatacacagaaaaatgaaaaagttagtttttttttaaggtggggagtaaaaaatggaaacgcaaaaacaaaaaaaagggcaaATTCGTTAAAGGAGACCTAGCATCAAAATCGAGTATGATAACTatgacacttaggccccttctccactggcgtttttcacgcgcgagttctgcgcgtgcatttgacgctcagaactcgcattgcactctgtcccattgtattcaatgggtctttctccattagcgttgtttttgacgcgcgtgcttgcgttcgtttgcacgcgcgtcaaaatcgcagcatgctctatttttgcgagtcacgcgcaattttcacgccccattcaagtctatggagatgcatcaagaacgcattgcactcgcaatcattgcaagtgcaatgcgagtgcaatgcgttttaaacgtaagggttgctaggtgaccagaataacattatttcccctgctcgcgaacgatcatttaattaaaaaaacacagtgaagaacagtgaagaatagaataaaaacagtgaacacaggatcatttaagataaaaacacagtgaaaaacacagtgcagaacacagtgcagaatagattacagatgttcggcacatctgcttacttgtcggaagatacacgcggaacggtgcggccaaaatagcatgtgaagaacaatatatatgtgtgtgaagaacacattgcagatgtatttaaacatctgcaatgtgttcttcacacacatatatattgttcttcacatgctattttgttcgcgccgttccgcgcgtatctcccgacaagtaagcagatgtgccgaacatctaatctattctgcactgtgttctgcactgtgtttttatcttaaatgatcctgtgttcactgtgtacaataattttattctattcttcactgttcttcacatctgctaaattgttgggagataatatacgcgcggaacagtgaagaatagatcgctgatgtttgcaaattatcagaagacattatttttcaattaaataacacattttaatcccaaaccatggtccctttgaaaaatgctcgagtctcccattgaatcgcgcgtcaaaaatgcgccgaaaacgcaaaaaaaaacgcaaattactccaaggaaaaatggaacaaaaacgcagccaaaacgtcagtttttcacgcattgcaccctgacgtgaaacgcaacgctagtgtgcaagaggccttactcatagacccacagactgtggtattcttctcatatttgttatccacagcctccttttgtctaaaatcaacgtttaaattatgctaatgagtcatagGTGCTACCGTAGCCCCTCCATGATCTGGCTTTACAAGCTATTATTACACCATTTAGCCTTCCCCCTGCTTCTTCGGTGTACCTCCAGCATACTTCTCAGTTATAGCCTGTACTTGTCACTCCCTCTGTAGAATAGGACAGTCAGCCGTTCCATATTCAGTGGACAAAAGGTAGCAAGGTGTGTGAAAAGAATGCTTCAATACCTCCACTGAGTGAAAATTGCTGGTGTTTGGCTTGATTCACACATGCaatattatttaaccccttaccgacatgtgacgtaatgctACACCCacaagcactgatcgcgggtgttttcctgtcGATCGccaccggcggcttcaaaaagatggcagcgccatctttccgaggatcatcGATCCCCGgggcggcgatctgttgccatggtagcctcaggttaacccgaagtagcctcgggtctttggaagacccattcattacaatgtgctatcagcacattgtaatgaatgaggcgtaaaatccccatattccgccatactgtagtatggcagtatgtgataGGATCGCCTAGGGAgcctgtaaaatagtaaaaaaaaaattaaaattctataaaaagtgaccaaaaggtcgtacagttctaaaaatgaacacattgtaaacgtcatcaaattcAGCAaaaatcaaagtataaaaaagttattagcgcctgaaaactgcaaaatcccccccaaaattttttgtacaggaggttttttttttttaaatgtatgaaaacattataaaacctttacaaatttggtatccccgtaatcgtatgtacccaaagaataaagcatacatgtcatttggggcgtacagtgaaatccttaaaattcaagcccacaagaatacgacacaaatgcttttttttttttttaccaatttcactgcatttggaattttttttcctgcttctcagtacacggcatggaatattcaataccatcactatgaagtgtaatttgttacgaaggaaataagccgtcacacagctctgtacatggaaaaataaaaaaagttctagatttttgaaggtggggagtgaaatatgaaaacgaaaaagggctgcggtgggaaggggttaaattgtttCTCTGTTCCAGCAGTAGAACAACATACTGACTTCTAGGTGTGTTTCACAAGGGACCCTAGTGACACAAGGAGCCTCTAATGTACATGTCACCCCAGTCTTGGGCTTCCTGTACATGAAGCCTGAGCTTTTCACAGGACACAAACAAAGGCTCATGGTCTGTTCTTTGCAGCCTGTTTGTCATTGGCTCAAACTGATAACAATAGAAAAGGTCACTGTCATGAATGAGAAAATAGCCCCCTACTCTATAACTTGTATCTTGAGCAGACGGGAACCGCCACCTTTTGCATGGGCCCATAGAAAGATATTTACAACCGCTAGCAAGCATGCCCCTTGTGCAGGAGGTCCTTGGGCAAAATCAAGGAGCCAACACAATCCATACTGGACTGTACCCACATGATTTTTGAAAATAACCAGTCCAAAATGGTCAACATGTGGCCACTGACTTCTACGGAATTTCCTTTCTCTGGTCACACAATGGGGATGGCCATATCCATTTTTTgtgtggggttgggggggggtgtCGGGTGGGAGCATCACCCTTTATTGAGCTTCTGTATTGGACACATAATTGTATCAGATCTGTGCTGAGGAATGTGGGATACATGCATAGGTTCAAGCCACCATTTACCGTtattgcatccatccctggcctccactgagtgtacgCTGTGGGTATGAATCCTTCTATTGCGTGTAACAACGGAGTTATAAAAAAGAGATCTGAACATAGCCTTACACTGCATGGATCTGAACTCCCTGTTGGTCAAATGCTGCCACATTAAGTACTAATGCTGTCCAATGTTATAGACTTGCTGTGTTCCAGTTACACCATAGCATTATGTTATTACTTCCCTGGGTTAACATAACAGGCATGCATCCATTTTATCTTAACAGACCCATGCTTGGTAAAGGACTTAAACGCAAGCTGAATGATTGTGAAGAGACCATGACCGAGTTTTCTTGTGCCTACGATTGCAACCGAACCATGCCGTACAGTCATCAAAGGCAACTGGTGCTCAATATGTGCCTCAACAAACTGCAAAGCTATAAAATGCTGGCTGAACCAAACCTGCATCGATCCGTTCTCATAGCCAATACAGTCCGTCAGATTCAGGAGGAGACGAGGCAGGAGTCCAGTCAGCTGCCAGGAGTTATGGGGGGTGACATCCCCTCCAACAACTTTATATATACAGGAAGCGATCCCATCGATTCTTCACTCAACTTACCTTTCGGAATTAACACAGAAATTACAAGAGATACCTGGCCCAGTGAGAACCCACTGGACAGCTTGATGGAAGTGACGGATGATGACATGTCTTCTGCAATTTCATCAATTCTCAAGGATCTTGATTTTGTTGAGGACATCAGCCCAACTCCAGCCCAGGGCTCAGTCATGGATGAACCCCCCAAACCCCTGGAGAGTGGCTACAAAGTTGAAAAGCAGGATGTTCGGGGGACAGAATGTGCATTTGGATCTTTTGAACTGACCAGTTCTACCAGTTACCTAAAGGACTTGTCAGTGGATGACATTTTTGACGACATTGATACTTCGATGTATGACTCTGATTTTAGTTTCTCCTCCTTGATGTCACCAAGAATGCAGCCTGCAGTGGAAGAACCCCTCAAGCTGTATACAATGTGCAATAATTCTGCAAGCAGTAACTTGCAGGTCTGCAGGACAGATTTGAATGATCTGGACCACATCATAGAGATTCTGGTTGGGTCTTGACATAATTCTAGCTAATAAAGCCCGACCTGGTGTTCTTAAAGAGGAAATGTATTTTAACCTAGTTTGGAAACGCAGGAAGGGCAATTTTACTTTCATATGCACAAATGATCAGGATATATTTCTATAGATATAAATGCCTATGGAATCCAAAACTGCCTAGCTCCAGTCATTCAGTATTATGCATATTCTTCTAACTGGTGATCACAAGAAATCAACCACATGAACTCTCTGCAGAAAACCAATATTTTTCTAATGATGACAATATTTGTAAACCTTTTTCGGATAGTAGAATAACCTACAAGAGCCAACGCGGGATGTCACTTCTTGTATATAGTGGACACTACCTCTTTTAAGATGAAGTGCAAAAACCTACTTTGTGTGCTTTGTGTATTTCTGTTTCATGTTCTTTACTTTCAATCTCTTGGTATTAATATTGTACATTTCAAACgattatttattaatttcttaGTTGTAAGCAGATTTCTTGGTTTATGTGGTTCTACTGGTGATGACGTGTATCATAGTCTATGCTTGGAGGGCGAGCCATGTTATTGGTGATCATCAGGAGGAAGTTGGGAACGAATAACAGGAGTTTCTAGGATTAGAAGAAAGATTTATGTGTTGGTTTTTCTGCTTGAAACCTCTATACTCTGCGCCTTTTTATGCGCCGTCTCTGATCTAATCATTGAACAccattcaattaaatgtgaataagGTGCAATAACAGATGCAGCCCCTGGACAAAAAATCGTGGTTGCTGCTGGAAAAGTAAAGCCGGACCccattatactttttattttttttctctaatcctggacaaccccttgaagcaCAAATTGCCCCGGTGTTGTGGATGGTTTCTGTTGCTGATGTAAGGTGTACGAATACCCCAAAGATCaccccaaatataagccgagtatAGGCTGCTGGTACACGCTCCTAGCATGCTGGCACTTTATTCCGAGGCGGTTCTTGGCTTTTCTTCTTAGATCTGATCTCTTCACTTCTTTTCTACCTCAGATATTTTCCTTTTGTGGCAATGTTTCTAAACTTCTAACTCTGTCTAGAAGAAGAAGCCTGCAGATTTTGCTTGTGAATATTTCTTGTGTTTTTTGAAGACCTTTTTCCGAGCTATGCATTTGTAGATGTTCCAAACGTGCAGTGAGCATGTATGCAAGCAGTACGGCATTTTTAGCTCTTTGAGAAGCACTTATTTCTTGACGTTCATCTTTCTATTGAaaagttgttttttaaaatatgtaagATTTGTAACGGAGACTGAAGAACGCGGAAAGGCCGAGACTTTCCTATGTAATATTTTCATTGTAATTCTCCTCCTTTCATTGTGTGTTCTTTCTTCCTCCTCTATAACCTCTGGTCATGTAGTATGGTGTATAGGGGCTTGTGATTGTTGTACGTCCTGTTTAAATCTAAGCTTGAATGATTTCAGAAAGAAGCTTTATGGGGAGTGTTAAACCTCCGAGCCAGATTTATGCAATGACCCTGAAAAAAGTGTGGTGGTTGATCCCTTGCTGCACTATTTCTTTGTCAACAGACACATCTGAAATTTAGTTTTTTGGGGTGCAATAAATGCATGAGTGATATGGCAGACTGCATGGTTGTACAATATCAATGTGAACCTAAGAGTTTGTGTGCACAGCTGTATGTAAAGCAGTACCCTTCTATGGGCACTAAGTCAACCAATATGTGGTACCTGTCAAAGTGCGCCAAAGACACTTTTTAAAATGACTTGTATGGTATAACTTGGCACATGGATGATTTGGGGTCATCTTGAATAAATCCCAGGGAATGGAAGAAGCTAAACCTTCAGAATGGAAAACTTTTTCATTCTCTGGGATCCAGTCTGTATACCATCTACCAAACAAGTTCATGGAAGCTGTACTACAGAACATGAGATCCTTGGGGATTTTTACTATACAGCCACAGGTGTGTTGTATGGTGCCATCTCATACTATTCTTTTAGGGGTGGATGGCTTCTTAACTTGGCATCAAGTTGCTTCTGTGAAAATGAATTCAGGGGAAGACGCGATGTTCAGTCTGTGAGATACAGACCATACGTCGGCCATAATTCTACACAATACTGTGTGCAGACCCGCATAATAATCTATGGTGCTGTGAATCTCAAAACCTCAGATAACTATGATGCTGGATCCCCACACATAAAGCAGCTTGGGAAATATGGCTGACATGAAGTCTGTATTTGAGTTCCAAGTGTAAGGCCTCCCAATTCCATTTTcttgaagggttttttttataggCTGTAAAATGCTTGTGTGCACACGGCCCTTATGTAACCAATGACATCCAGACGTGGTACATGATGTACCCAGCA harbors:
- the LOC140069785 gene encoding SERTA domain-containing protein 2-like, encoding MLGKGLKRKLNDCEETMTEFSCAYDCNRTMPYSHQRQLVLNMCLNKLQSYKMLAEPNLHRSVLIANTVRQIQEETRQESSQLPGVMGGDIPSNNFIYTGSDPIDSSLNLPFGINTEITRDTWPSENPLDSLMEVTDDDMSSAISSILKDLDFVEDISPTPAQGSVMDEPPKPLESGYKVEKQDVRGTECAFGSFELTSSTSYLKDLSVDDIFDDIDTSMYDSDFSFSSLMSPRMQPAVEEPLKLYTMCNNSASSNLQVCRTDLNDLDHIIEILVGS